TCTCGGCGGCGGTGCAGTGGGCGCTCGTCCCGTTTATGGTGATCGCGGGGGTGAACTTCGCGCTGTTCTGGCAGGTGCTTCGCGGCGAGTGGCGCGCGCTCTTCGAGGACACCGAGTTTCGGGTGTACACGGGGGCGATCGCGGTGCTGGTCGCGGTGCTTGCGGTGGTGTTGTTCCGCGGGGGCGCGCCGGTCCTCGAACTCGGCGGCGCGACCGAAGGCGTGAGCGAGAACGCGCTGCGACAGGCCGCCTTCCAGATCGGCTCGTTACTGAACTCGACCGGGTACGCCACGAGCGATTTCGCCCAGTGGGACGCCCACGCGCGGATGGTGCTGCTCTTTGCGATGTTCATCGGCGGGTCGGCGGGGTCGACGGGTGGCGGGATCAAGGTGATCCGGTGGCTCGTGATCCTCAAGACCCTCAGACGGGAGCTGTTCGTGGCGGCCCACCCGCGGGCGGTCCGGCCCGTGCGCCTGGCCGGACGGGTCGTCGACGAGGACGTGATCCGGGGGCTCGTGGCCTTTACGTTCCTCTACTTGCTCCTGTTCGGTCTCAGCGCCGTGTTCCTCTCGCTCGACGCCGCACGGATCGGCTACGAGCTGACGCCAATGGAGGCGATCACCGCGTCGCTTGCGACCATCGGGAACATCGGCCCCGGGTTCGGGTCGCTCGGGCCCTTCGGGAGCTATCTAGCGTTCTCGAACGTGTCGAAGCTCCTGATGACGTTTCTGATGTGGGTCGGCCGCCTCGAAATCGTACCGGTCCTCGCGCTGTTCGTCCTCTCGATCGAGGAGTGAATCACGCATACCGGCCGAGGATCCGCAAGAACGCCCACATCGTCCAGACGACGACGAGGAGTGCCACGACGACGAGTTCCTGTTCGACGAGAAAGGCCCCGGTGATCTGCAAGACCACGTACTCGATCCCGACGTAGATCAACACTACCGCGAGGATGTCCCAGATCGACCGTGGGTTCCTGATACTGGGGGGTCTCATGGGGTCGTCGGATGCGGGTTCGGTCCGACGGTATATCGGTCTATCCCCGCCGCCAGTGGAGTGCGATCAGGTCCGTTCGGGGGGCAAGACGAGCACCGGGCGGGTCGTCTCCGTGATCAGCTTTCGGGCGGTGTCCCCCGAGAGGAGGTCGACGAGGCGGTTGCTGGGCCGGGGCTGGAAGACGATGTAGGTGACGTCAAGGTCCTCGGCGGCCTCGAAGACGGTCTCGACGAGGTCCGTCCCGTACCGGACCTCCTGATGGAGGTCGTAGGACGTCCCCTCGAGGTGCTCCCGGAGCGTCGAGAACGTCTCTTGGGCCTCGGCTTCGAGTTGCGAGGGGGATGCGGGGTCGATCCCGCCCTCGGTGTGTTCGATCACGTGGAGCGCGTGGACGGTCGTCCCCGACGGGAGGTACCGTCGAAGCGCCGTCGCGGTCTGTCGAGCGTCGTCCTCGTTGGCCAGCGGGAGCAATACCGACTCGACGGTCCGATCGGTCATACCGTCCCATGGGAACGAGGCCACGGTAAGGCTGTCGCCCCTCCGAGGGTCGGGTTCGCCGACCGCAGGCCGCAGGCTTTTGGTTACGAACCACGGCAGTACCCTCGATGGAAGTCGCCATCCTCACCGTCGGTGACGAGGTGCTCGCGGGGGACACCCCGAACACGAACGCGACGTGGCTCGCAAGCGAACTCACGGATCGCGGCGCGACCGTCGCCCGGATCCTGACCGTCCCCGACGAGCACGACCTCATCGTCGAGACCCTCCGGCGGTGGGGCGAGCGCTTCGACGCCGTGATCGTCACCGGCGGGCTGGGCGGGACCCACGACGACGTGACCGCGGACGCGTTGGCGGCGGCGTTCGGTCGGGAACTCGTCGTCGACGACGCCGTCCGCGAGGACGTCCTCGAGACGGTCGCGGCCTACCGGGAGGAAAACCCCGAGACGGTGGCCGCCCACGACGTCGAGATCGACGTCGACGCATGGGCGGCCCTCCCCGAGGGGAGTCGCGTCCTGTTGAACCCCGAGGGGCTCTGTCCAGGCTGTGTTCTAGAGAACGTCTACGCGTTTCCGGGCGTCCCCGACGAGATGAAGGCGCTGTTTTCGGGGGTCGTCGCGGAGTTCGGTGGCGAGACGGTCACGAGAACGCTCTATACGCCCCAGCCCGAGGGGTCGATGCTCGACGCGCTTGCGGGCGTCCGGGAACGCTTCGACGTGGCGGTGGGGAGCTACCCGGCGACCGAGGGGCAGAACCGCCTCAAGCTGTCGGGAACCGACCCCGAGGCGGTCGCCGGGGCGGTCGAGTGGCTCCGCGGACGGGTCGAGATCGCCGAGGAGTGAGTCACTCGAAGGCTGCGGCTGACTCCCCGTCCTCGAGGATCCGGTAGTCGGCCTCCTCACAGCACCCGTCCTCGGACCCGATTGGATGGATCGTGCCGTCGGGCCAGACGCGCACGGGTGCCAGCTCGCCACAGCCGTCACACACCGCGACCGCCTTCGTTTTCTCCACGTCTGCCATACCTGTAAGAGGGATACTGCACGAGAACCCATCAGCGTATCCATCCGCGTTCCGCCGTGTGGGTGTGCGAGCCACCCTGAAACCGGTCGCGACTGCCGCGTAAGGAAGGGCTTTTGTACCGAATCGGCTAGTTCGGGCGAGTTCTGTGAGCCGCGTTCCGAACCCCGTTGCACTACTCATCCGTTGGGTCGGGCTGGCGCTCTCGCGGGCCGGTCTGATCGATCGCCACCGCGCCCGCCGGATCACCGACCTGGCGTGGCCCCGAGTAGTGACGGGCATCGCCCGAATGTCGAAAAACGCCGTCGACGTCGCGATGGTCGGGATCGCCGCCGGCTCGGGTGCGATCGCCGGCGTCGGGTTCGCGGGCTCGTACTGGGGGCTCGCCTTCGCGATCGGGGGCGGGGTCGCCGGCGGGACGATCGCGCTGGTCTCCCAGTCGTTCGGGGCCGACGCCGACCGGGAGCTCGGGCGGGCGGTCCGCTCGAGCGTCCTGTTGGTCGTCGTCCTCACCCTCCCGATCACCGCCGGCCTGTGGGCGTTCTCGACCGAACTGCTCGATCTGATCAGCAACGACCCCGAGGCGATCGAACTCGGGAGCCGGTACCTGCGGGTCGTCTCGGTGGGAGTGCCCTTCGCGGCGCTGAACCTGATCGGCAGTCGCGTGCTCGTGGGGGCCGACGACGCCTACACCGCGATGCTCGCGCGGGCGGGCGGGGCGGTCGTCAACGTCGGGCTCAACGCCGTGTTGATCTTCGGGCTCGACATGGGCGTCGTCGGTGCGGCCGTCGGGACCGTGCTCTCGAACGTGGTCGTCGCGGGGGCGTTCGCGACGGGACTGGTCGCCGGCCGAGCCCCCGGGCTGGGTCGGTTCCCCGTCACCGTCTCGCCGACCGGCCCGTACCTCGATATCGGGATGGTCCGCCAGCTCGTCTCGATCGGCCTGCCGGTGATGGGCCGGAACCTCGCCTGGCGGCTGGCGGACTTCCCGCTGCTGGCGATCGTCGACGTCTTCGGCCAGGACACCGCCGCCGCGTACGTCATCGCGCGGCGGATCTGGGGGATCATGAACACGCCCGGCTGGGGCTTCGGGCTTGCGTCCTCTAGTCTCGTCGGCCAGGAACTAGGGGAGGACGACGAGCGCACCGCCGAGGCCTACGGCCGGGAGATCGTCCGTTTCGCGGTCGCAGTCTATGCGGTCTCGGCGCTGTTGGTCTTCGCGTTCGCCGAGCCGATCGTGCTGGCGTTCGTCGACGATCCCGCCACCCCGACGGTGCCGATCGCCGTGTCGCTGGTCTATGCGGCCTGCGTCGCCACGATCCTTCAGGGCGTCTCGAAGGGCGCGGCCGGGCCGCTCGACGCCAGCGGCGACACGCGCTGGCCCTTCTATAGCCAGGCGATCGGAATGTTCGCCTTCTCGATCCCGCTCGCGTATCTCGGCGCGACGACGTCGCTTGGCCTCTGGGGGCTGTATCTCGCGTTCGTCGCCGAGACCGCCGTGCCGGCCGCGATCAACTATCACCGCTTTGCGACCGGCAAATGGAAGGTCATCAGCCGCTCGTACGGGCCGCGAAGCGCCACGAGCAGCGATTAGAGGAGCAACATCAGGAGAACGATCAGCAGGACGACCAGCGCGACCAGCCCGTAGCGCACCCGTCGGTCATCGAGGAGGCCGCCGTCGTCGCCGTGATAGGGACTCAGCACCGTGTTACCGCACGACCGGCATTTGCTCGGGTTTCGCCGGTGGACGGTTCCACAGGAGTCGCACTTCCACTTTGCCATCGACGGCCGTAGACGCCGAACATACATAAGGGAATTTGCCGATAGTATCGAAACAAATATATTTTTTTAAATATATTATCCTCTATGAACGTGTCGCGGCGCCGAGAGTGGCGATCGGGCGAACGCGGGCAGTCCGAGGTGATCGGCGTCGTGTTGGTGCTCTCGTTGACGGTGATCGGTGCGACCGCGCTCGCGGCGACGGGCGCCGCGGTGCTTTCCGACTCCCAGTCGAACGCCCAGCTCTCGCAGGCCGAGAACGCGATGTCCCAGATGAGTTCGAAGGCTAGTCTGGTCGCGCTCGGCGACTCCGGAAGCCAGTCGTTCGATCTGGGACGGCTCGACGGCGGGACGGTCGATGTCCGCGAGGACGCCGGTTGTGTGACGGTGTACACGGAGAACGCGACCGGATCGAACGTGCTGTACTCCGAACCCTACGGCGCGGTCGTCGCGACCGTCGATGGGACGGACGTGGCCTATCAGGGCGGGGGCGTCTGGCGGACGGACGGCGACGGGAGCGTGATGGTCTCGCCGCCGGAGTTTCACTATCGGTCGGACACGCTGACGTTCCCGATCGTTCGCGTGACCGGCGAGGGACGGGCGAGCGGGGCCGTGGACGGGCGGTTCACGAACGTCAACAAGAGCAGTCAGATCTATCCCGCCGGGAACCGCCACAACCCCCTCGAAGAGGGGACGGTGATCGTCGAGATCGAGAGCGAGTACTACGAGGCGTGGGGACGGTTTTTCGACGAGCGGACCGCCGGCGAGGTCGAGATCGACCACGGGAACCGGACGGTGCGGGTCGAACTCACCGTTCCGACCGAGGAGCGCATCGAGAACGCCGTCGCCGTCGCCGAACCGAACGGCATCACGGTAAACGGCCCCGAGAAACCGGAACCCTACCGCGAGGGAGTTCAGTACCCTTCGGCGGATTCGGCGATCGACGGACGGGTCGAGGCGTGTACCGACCCCGACGGCGAATGCGTGGAGTTGACGGGCGAGACGACGATCACCGGCGAGGACGGGGAGACGACCCGGTACTACGCGAGCGACGGGACGCCCCCCGACGACCTGACGGTCGAAACGAACGGCGGGGACGTCGAACTCGTCGTTGACGGCGTCTTCGAGCCGGACGGCCTCTCGGTCGAGGGCGACGGGACCGTCTCCGTATACGTCACCGAAGGGTTCTCGCTCGCCGGCAACTCCGGGGCGAACGTCGGCGGGGATGCCGCCCAGTTGCGGATCTACCTCCATTCCGAGACCACCATGTCGTCCCAGAGGGGGACCCCGTCGTTCACCGGTGTGCTCTACGCGCCGAGCACGGACGTCGACCTGAGCGGGAACACCGATTTCGAGGGCGCGCTGATCGCCAAAACCCTCCATATCAACGGCAAGGCGGGCAACTTCGAGTACGACGAAGCCCTCGCGGAGATCGCGATCGAGATCACCCCCTCGCAGGACCCGATCAGATACCTCCACGTGACCGACAACGAGGTCGGTGTCGAACTCCGGTAGCTACCGGAGTCGCAACCGGACCCACGTGACCGAGACGGACGTGTACTCGCAGTCGACGGTGGACTCGCAGTCGATGGTGAACTCGACCGTGTCCCCGGTTCGATTGGGCTCCAGTTCCGACCGGTCCAGGTAGCGCTCCCAGACGTCCGCACGCGGCGACTCGATCACGACGGTGACGGGCTCCTCGCTCCTCACGACGTGGAGTTGCGTCCGCTGGTGGGAACTCGTCACCAACACCGTCCGCTGGCCAGCGATCGACGCCCGGTCGCCGGGCGTCGTCGTCACCAGCAAGGGCAGGGTCGAGCGCTCGCCGACGATCAGCGGCGGCCCACCCAGCATCACGCCGTGATCGCCGTCGGTGCGAACGATACCGCCGAGTTCGTAGGCGATCTCCGTATCGCCGTTCCGATAGACCAGCGGGTACGTTTCGAACGTAGAACTGTTCTCACTGTTCTCACCCCACTCGACCGTGACTCGTACCGGCTCGCCGTGGGCGAGCGTCCCGCCCGAGAGACGCATCTCGGTCGACCGGCTCGGCGCACCATCCAGGTGGACTTCCTCGACATTCGTCCCGAGTACTTCGAAGGCCCGCTCGACGTTGGTGACCCGTTCGGTGTGCTGTGCGTCCTGTAGCCCGCCGAACCCGGCGGTGAAGACGAGCGCGATCGTCATCGTGATCAGCGAGAACGTGAGGACGAAGCCGAGGACCTCGCTGACCGCCCGGTCGTCGCTCATGCGGAGGTGACCTCCAGTCGCTCGCTCCCGGAGGCGTACTCGATACGGAGGTCTCCGCCACGGAGTCGCGACGGCACAGTCACGTCGTGGGCCGTCGCGACCCGGGTCGTGGATTCGACCGCCGGATCGCTCGTTGTGAGGGTGAGTTCGACGTGCTCGCTCTCGGGATCGGGGGCGATCTCGATCGCGTATCCGGCCCCCGCGACTCGACGCGGCAGCGCGACCGTGAGCCGGACGCTGGCGGCCTCGCCCTCCGCGCTCTGGGCTAGTCGATCCGCGCTCGCGAGGTCGGCGGCGAGTCGCTCCCCGAGGACGTCGAGTTGGTTCTGGATCGCGCGTTCGGACTGGGACTGCATCAGCGACCCCGCGGCGACGAACAGCCCGCTCAACAGCAACGCCGTGATGGCAAGCGTCAGCACGTAGTTAACGGTGACCGACACCCCGCGGTCGCTCACGCCGACTCACCCGCCTGCACGGTCGTTTCGGTGGTGTATTCGAGTTCCGCGGTCCGATAGTGGATCGCGAGGTCCACACTTTCGACGGTGGTCGGCCCCGTCGCCCGGAAGTCGTACGAGCCCGTCACCCGGTCGGCGTTCTCGTATCGGATCTCGTTCGGTTCGGTGGGGAGATCGAACGCGGCCTCTCGCCCGTCGATCGTCCCGTTTCCGAGATCCACCTTGACCGGGGTCGCGTTGGAGGGGCGCGCGAAGGTCCACGAGCTCCCGTTGGCCTCGATCGCGATCCGGGCGTCCTCCGTATCCGGCGTCGTCTCGACGGCGATCGTCAGCACCCAGTCGCCCACGACCAGTCGGAACGGGTCCTCCGAACCGGTCGCGGGTTCGACCGACTCGATCGTCAGGACGAACCGCTCCATGTCGGTTACGTTCCTCGCCACGGTCGCGTTGGATCCGCTCTCGGCGAACGCCCGGGATTCGATCTCCCAGTCGATCGGTGACCCCTCGTGGATCTCGGAGGTCGTCTCGGCGACCGCACCGCGGGCGAGGTGGCGCTCCGAGAGCGTCCTGTTGATGGTCTCGGTACCGTTCTCGACGCCCGCGACCGGCAGGTTCCCCTCGTAATAGCGTTCGTTTTCCGCGGCGATCAACTCGCTCACCGACCCGACGACGGCCGCCCGGTACTCGAGCGCGTCGGCGCCGCCCGCGTCGACGCCACGGGTCGCCAGGTTCTCCGTATAGATGACCGTGTTCAACAGGACGACCAGCGCGACCAGCACCACGGCGATCGTCAACCCGGTCACGAGGATCAACTGGCCCCGCTCGGCCGTCGGGCGGCTCAGAGCCGCCATACGACGATCCTCACCTCCACGACGGTGTACACCTGGCTGTCCGGGTCGATGTCGGCCGCGTAGAACTCGTCCTCGGCTTCAGCCAGCGTTTTCGACGCCGTTTCGTTGCCACCGAGTTCCGTCGAGTCGTAGAGAACGACCGTCCGCGTCGCCGAGACGGCGTTGTCGCTTGGCGAGCCCATCACGACCATCGGCTGTGTGTTCCACCCTGTCGATCCGGAGTCGCTCCGGTATCTCACGTCGACGTTGTACGCCAGCTGGCGGTCGGCGAGGAACGTCGAGAGAGTCTGCGAGAGCGGGTTCTCGGCAGGAGGTGTGGTGGTGTAGTAGGCCCGCTCCTCGGAGGAGGCGACGAATCCCGTGGTTTCGTTCCAGTGGACGACCGCCTCGCGAAGCGAGCCGTTCTCGGCGGTCACCGCGAGCAGGTCGTTCGCGACGGCTCGGTGTTGGTTCTCGAGGTGCTGGTTCGACGTACTCGCAGACAGGGGCGTCACGGCGGTCGCCTGACTCGCGAAGACGAGCCCGGCGACGAGGATCAGGGCGGCGACGAACGCTTCGAGGGTGTGGGCCTGTGCGCGCACGCTACCACACCTCCACCGTGAGGCGGTGGTTCTCCCCGCCGATCGAGACGAGACGCTGGGAGATCGACACCGACGCGCCCGGTGGCGGCTCTTCGCCACAGGTCAATGCCGTTCCGTTCACTACCGCTGGATCGTCGCCCGATCCGATCGCGATCCGCGCGTTTCGTCCGTCGATCCCGAGTTCCGATTCGATCGGACAGGTCTCGAAGAACGCCTCCGTTTCAGTCGTCTCAAGCAGGTTCGGCGTCGTCGGATGCGAAACGAGGGTATCCTCCGCTAGCTGTGCGGCGCTGCGGTCGGCGACGAGATCGTCGTCCACGCCGTGGCCGGTAAAGGGGTCGAACATCGTCGGGACGAACGCGAAGACGAACCCGACCGCGATCAGGAAGACGGTCATCCCGACCAAGAAATCCATCCCCGTCTGTGCGCGCTCGCTCATCCGACCACCGCCCAGACCGCAAGCGCGATCGTCAGTAACACGACGACGTACTTCACTCCACTCAGGATGGCCGCATCGCGGATGTAGCCGCTGATCAGCCCCGAGAGGATCGCCTGCATCGTCACCGCGTGAAAGAACAGCACCGACAGGAGCCCGGTATCGATTCCGCCGCCGAAACTGGG
The DNA window shown above is from Halalkalicoccus jeotgali B3 and carries:
- a CDS encoding DUF7289 family protein translates to MSDDRAVSEVLGFVLTFSLITMTIALVFTAGFGGLQDAQHTERVTNVERAFEVLGTNVEEVHLDGAPSRSTEMRLSGGTLAHGEPVRVTVEWGENSENSSTFETYPLVYRNGDTEIAYELGGIVRTDGDHGVMLGGPPLIVGERSTLPLLVTTTPGDRASIAGQRTVLVTSSHQRTQLHVVRSEEPVTVVIESPRADVWERYLDRSELEPNRTGDTVEFTIDCESTVDCEYTSVSVTWVRLRLR
- a CDS encoding DUF7289 family protein, with the protein product MNVSRRREWRSGERGQSEVIGVVLVLSLTVIGATALAATGAAVLSDSQSNAQLSQAENAMSQMSSKASLVALGDSGSQSFDLGRLDGGTVDVREDAGCVTVYTENATGSNVLYSEPYGAVVATVDGTDVAYQGGGVWRTDGDGSVMVSPPEFHYRSDTLTFPIVRVTGEGRASGAVDGRFTNVNKSSQIYPAGNRHNPLEEGTVIVEIESEYYEAWGRFFDERTAGEVEIDHGNRTVRVELTVPTEERIENAVAVAEPNGITVNGPEKPEPYREGVQYPSADSAIDGRVEACTDPDGECVELTGETTITGEDGETTRYYASDGTPPDDLTVETNGGDVELVVDGVFEPDGLSVEGDGTVSVYVTEGFSLAGNSGANVGGDAAQLRIYLHSETTMSSQRGTPSFTGVLYAPSTDVDLSGNTDFEGALIAKTLHINGKAGNFEYDEALAEIAIEITPSQDPIRYLHVTDNEVGVELR
- a CDS encoding DUF7261 family protein, which translates into the protein MAALSRPTAERGQLILVTGLTIAVVLVALVVLLNTVIYTENLATRGVDAGGADALEYRAAVVGSVSELIAAENERYYEGNLPVAGVENGTETINRTLSERHLARGAVAETTSEIHEGSPIDWEIESRAFAESGSNATVARNVTDMERFVLTIESVEPATGSEDPFRLVVGDWVLTIAVETTPDTEDARIAIEANGSSWTFARPSNATPVKVDLGNGTIDGREAAFDLPTEPNEIRYENADRVTGSYDFRATGPTTVESVDLAIHYRTAELEYTTETTVQAGESA
- a CDS encoding DUF7287 family protein; this encodes MSERAQTGMDFLVGMTVFLIAVGFVFAFVPTMFDPFTGHGVDDDLVADRSAAQLAEDTLVSHPTTPNLLETTETEAFFETCPIESELGIDGRNARIAIGSGDDPAVVNGTALTCGEEPPPGASVSISQRLVSIGGENHRLTVEVW
- a CDS encoding TrkH family potassium uptake protein, whose amino-acid sequence is MSLHIDWRASVGLVGTVVKYLSLTMLVPLFVAIIYREDVWVFVVSILITISIGLALERIEPDPDLGPEEALLLVTLAWLAAALIGTIPYLLAGYGTASTLSHPINALFESMSGFTTTGATVMGEIGVERHSHALMMWRQLTQWLGGMGIIVLMIAILPELAVNGAQLMGSEAPGPTLQKLTPKIAQTARALWMVYFGFTIALICLLYALHVLGLAPNMDLYNAIAHGFSTLPTGGFSTRADSIAAFSAAVQWALVPFMVIAGVNFALFWQVLRGEWRALFEDTEFRVYTGAIAVLVAVLAVVLFRGGAPVLELGGATEGVSENALRQAAFQIGSLLNSTGYATSDFAQWDAHARMVLLFAMFIGGSAGSTGGGIKVIRWLVILKTLRRELFVAAHPRAVRPVRLAGRVVDEDVIRGLVAFTFLYLLLFGLSAVFLSLDAARIGYELTPMEAITASLATIGNIGPGFGSLGPFGSYLAFSNVSKLLMTFLMWVGRLEIVPVLALFVLSIEE
- a CDS encoding DUF7288 family protein, with product MRAQAHTLEAFVAALILVAGLVFASQATAVTPLSASTSNQHLENQHRAVANDLLAVTAENGSLREAVVHWNETTGFVASSEERAYYTTTPPAENPLSQTLSTFLADRQLAYNVDVRYRSDSGSTGWNTQPMVVMGSPSDNAVSATRTVVLYDSTELGGNETASKTLAEAEDEFYAADIDPDSQVYTVVEVRIVVWRL
- a CDS encoding MATE family efflux transporter encodes the protein MSRVPNPVALLIRWVGLALSRAGLIDRHRARRITDLAWPRVVTGIARMSKNAVDVAMVGIAAGSGAIAGVGFAGSYWGLAFAIGGGVAGGTIALVSQSFGADADRELGRAVRSSVLLVVVLTLPITAGLWAFSTELLDLISNDPEAIELGSRYLRVVSVGVPFAALNLIGSRVLVGADDAYTAMLARAGGAVVNVGLNAVLIFGLDMGVVGAAVGTVLSNVVVAGAFATGLVAGRAPGLGRFPVTVSPTGPYLDIGMVRQLVSIGLPVMGRNLAWRLADFPLLAIVDVFGQDTAAAYVIARRIWGIMNTPGWGFGLASSSLVGQELGEDDERTAEAYGREIVRFAVAVYAVSALLVFAFAEPIVLAFVDDPATPTVPIAVSLVYAACVATILQGVSKGAAGPLDASGDTRWPFYSQAIGMFAFSIPLAYLGATTSLGLWGLYLAFVAETAVPAAINYHRFATGKWKVISRSYGPRSATSSD
- a CDS encoding universal stress protein; its protein translation is MTDRTVESVLLPLANEDDARQTATALRRYLPSGTTVHALHVIEHTEGGIDPASPSQLEAEAQETFSTLREHLEGTSYDLHQEVRYGTDLVETVFEAAEDLDVTYIVFQPRPSNRLVDLLSGDTARKLITETTRPVLVLPPERT
- a CDS encoding DUF7266 family protein → MSDRGVSVTVNYVLTLAITALLLSGLFVAAGSLMQSQSERAIQNQLDVLGERLAADLASADRLAQSAEGEAASVRLTVALPRRVAGAGYAIEIAPDPESEHVELTLTTSDPAVESTTRVATAHDVTVPSRLRGGDLRIEYASGSERLEVTSA
- a CDS encoding competence/damage-inducible protein A, which produces MEVAILTVGDEVLAGDTPNTNATWLASELTDRGATVARILTVPDEHDLIVETLRRWGERFDAVIVTGGLGGTHDDVTADALAAAFGRELVVDDAVREDVLETVAAYREENPETVAAHDVEIDVDAWAALPEGSRVLLNPEGLCPGCVLENVYAFPGVPDEMKALFSGVVAEFGGETVTRTLYTPQPEGSMLDALAGVRERFDVAVGSYPATEGQNRLKLSGTDPEAVAGAVEWLRGRVEIAEE